One genomic segment of Flagellimonas marinaquae includes these proteins:
- a CDS encoding response regulator transcription factor, translated as MKKNALKIAVIDNDDTLAGIYTQYFQETEDYELLGVYTSVHGLLSSFVRSHPDIIICETMLNGISGIEGLDYFYRKNKDLKVLMMSRKNDFQLIKEAFKKGANGYLIKPITKDRLLNALDALDRHGIALELDVAKKIIDSFQTKSFDVFSKKENEIIELLTQGFTYKMIADKLFVTPSAVNFHIQNIYVKLNVNSKSEALRKIKEMETQQLNAA; from the coding sequence ATGAAAAAGAATGCATTAAAAATTGCTGTCATCGACAATGACGACACGCTTGCTGGCATTTACACCCAGTACTTCCAAGAAACTGAAGACTACGAACTTCTCGGGGTCTACACCTCGGTTCATGGTCTATTATCTAGTTTTGTTCGTTCCCATCCGGACATTATAATCTGCGAAACCATGCTCAACGGTATTTCTGGAATAGAGGGCCTAGATTATTTTTATCGTAAAAACAAGGACCTTAAGGTTTTGATGATGAGTCGAAAAAACGATTTTCAACTCATAAAGGAAGCCTTTAAGAAGGGTGCCAATGGCTACTTGATCAAACCGATTACCAAAGATAGGTTGTTAAATGCCCTCGATGCGCTGGACCGGCACGGGATTGCCCTGGAACTGGATGTGGCAAAAAAAATCATCGATTCGTTCCAAACAAAATCGTTCGATGTCTTCTCTAAAAAGGAGAACGAGATCATAGAGTTGCTCACCCAGGGCTTTACCTATAAAATGATTGCGGACAAGCTATTTGTTACACCCAGCGCCGTGAATTTTCATATACAGAACATTTATGTAAAGTTAAATGTGAACTCAAAATCGGAAGCGTTGAGAAAAATCAAGGAAATGGAGACACAACAATTGAACGCCGCGTAA
- the dnaK gene encoding molecular chaperone DnaK yields MSKIIGIDLGTTNSCVSVMEGNEPVVIPNAEGKRTTPSMIAFVEGGEIKVGDPAKRQAVTNPHKTIYSIKRFMGNKYSESSKEANRVPYNVVKGDNDTPRVDIDGRLYTPQELSAMILQKMKKTAEDYLGQDVSRAVITVPAYFNDSQRQATKEAGEIAGLTVERIINEPTAASLAYGLDKKDTDQKIVVFDFGGGTHDVSILELGDGVFEVLATDGDTHLGGDDVDQKIIDWLAEEFIKDEDMDLRKDPMALQRLREAAEKAKIELSSSAQTEINLPYVTATASGPKHLVRTLSRSKFEQLIADLVKRTIDPCEKALKSAGLSKSDIDEIILVGGSTRIPAVQEAVEKFFGKKPSKGVNPDEVVAVGAAIQGGVLTGDVKDVLLLDVTPLSLGIETMGSVFTKLIEANTTIPTKKSQVFSTAADNQPSVEIHVLQGERPMAADNKTIGRFHLDGIPPAPRGTPQIEVTFDIDANGIIKVSATDKATGKSQDIRIEASSGLTEEEIKKMKAEAEANAEADKKAKETADKLNEADAMIFQTEKQLSEFGDKLSDDKKKPIEEALEELKKAYEGKDLAVITPALEKINEAWKVASEEMYKAQAEAQGGAAGASAGGAEGAANNGGAAEGDNVEDVDFEEVK; encoded by the coding sequence ATGAGCAAAATTATAGGTATAGACTTAGGTACGACCAACTCCTGCGTCTCTGTAATGGAAGGTAACGAGCCTGTGGTAATTCCAAACGCCGAAGGTAAGCGAACCACTCCATCGATGATTGCATTTGTTGAAGGAGGGGAAATCAAGGTAGGTGATCCGGCAAAAAGACAAGCGGTAACCAACCCTCACAAAACGATTTACTCCATTAAGCGGTTTATGGGCAACAAATACTCAGAATCCAGCAAGGAAGCCAATAGGGTTCCTTATAATGTGGTAAAAGGGGACAACGATACGCCACGGGTGGATATCGATGGTCGTTTGTACACACCTCAAGAATTATCCGCAATGATTCTTCAAAAAATGAAGAAGACGGCAGAGGATTACTTGGGGCAAGATGTTAGCAGAGCGGTAATCACCGTTCCTGCATATTTTAACGATTCACAAAGGCAAGCTACCAAAGAAGCTGGAGAAATAGCGGGTCTAACCGTAGAACGTATAATCAACGAGCCAACCGCAGCATCCTTGGCGTACGGATTGGACAAAAAAGACACGGACCAAAAAATAGTGGTATTCGACTTTGGAGGTGGTACGCACGACGTTTCCATTTTGGAATTGGGCGATGGTGTTTTTGAAGTATTGGCTACAGATGGCGATACCCATTTGGGTGGTGACGATGTGGACCAAAAAATAATCGATTGGTTGGCAGAAGAGTTCATTAAGGATGAGGACATGGACCTTCGTAAAGACCCGATGGCCCTTCAGCGTTTGAGGGAGGCTGCCGAAAAGGCCAAAATTGAATTGTCTTCTTCTGCACAAACAGAAATCAATTTACCTTATGTAACCGCCACGGCATCAGGTCCAAAGCACTTGGTGAGAACATTGTCTCGTTCCAAGTTCGAGCAATTGATCGCGGATCTGGTAAAAAGAACGATCGATCCATGTGAGAAAGCATTGAAATCCGCTGGACTTTCCAAAAGCGATATCGACGAGATCATATTAGTGGGAGGTTCTACCCGTATTCCTGCGGTACAGGAAGCTGTTGAGAAGTTCTTCGGCAAAAAACCGTCCAAAGGTGTAAACCCGGATGAGGTTGTGGCCGTTGGTGCTGCAATACAAGGTGGTGTGCTGACAGGAGATGTAAAAGATGTTCTTCTTTTGGATGTTACCCCGCTATCTTTGGGTATCGAGACCATGGGAAGTGTATTCACCAAATTGATCGAGGCGAATACGACCATCCCGACCAAGAAGTCACAAGTGTTCTCCACGGCGGCGGACAATCAACCTTCGGTTGAAATCCACGTGTTGCAAGGAGAGCGCCCAATGGCAGCCGATAACAAGACAATAGGTAGGTTCCATTTGGATGGAATTCCACCTGCGCCAAGAGGTACGCCTCAGATTGAAGTGACCTTTGATATTGATGCCAATGGTATCATCAAGGTTTCTGCTACCGACAAGGCTACTGGAAAATCCCAAGATATCCGTATCGAGGCTTCTTCTGGTTTGACCGAGGAGGAAATCAAAAAGATGAAGGCGGAAGCCGAGGCAAATGCCGAAGCAGATAAAAAAGCGAAGGAAACTGCCGATAAATTGAACGAGGCCGATGCGATGATCTTCCAAACAGAAAAGCAACTGAGCGAATTTGGTGATAAATTGTCCGACGACAAGAAAAAGCCAATCGAAGAGGCTTTGGAGGAGTTGAAGAAAGCTTATGAAGGCAAGGACCTTGCGGTGATCACACCAGCTTTGGAAAAAATCAACGAGGCATGGAAAGTTGCTTCCGAAGAAATGTACAAAGCACAGGCCGAAGCGCAAGGTGGTGCCGCAGGAGCATCTGCCGGTGGAGCTGAAGGTGCTGCCAATAATGGTGGAGCAGCTGAAGGCGACAACGTGGAAGATGTGGACTTTGAAGAAGTGAAGTAA
- a CDS encoding L-serine ammonia-lyase codes for MECISVFDMLKIGVGPSSSHTLGPWRAAERWIAELEEQNVFDNVQHIKVHLYGSLCLTGKGHATDIAVVMGLLGTDPETVDIDSIAGSIDRIKAENQLSFGGKRTIPFSFQNDILFKKEFLPFHANGMLFEATLNTGDVISETYYSIGGGFVVKEERTHAKENKETFKAFPHPVKTGNELLEHCSLQNKSISMIVMENELSLRTEPEIDEGIARIWNTMLECMYVGCHTEGKLPGGLNVKRRAFEIHQKLKGDVPYSNPQEWLESIRDTEVKFRQIIKWVSCFALSVNEVNASLGRVVTAPTNGSAGVIPAVLMYYMVIENHDADFDDVKQFLLVASEVGSIFKKGATISAAMGGCQAEIGVSSAMAAAGLTELMGGSPEQVLIAAEIAMEHHLGLTCDPIGGLVQVPCIERNAMGAIKAINAAELALDTDPKDCKVPLDKVVNTMWETAKDMSSKYKETSEGGLAVGVFLSDC; via the coding sequence ATGGAGTGTATTAGTGTGTTCGATATGCTAAAAATAGGCGTGGGACCTTCCAGCTCCCACACACTTGGCCCATGGCGTGCAGCCGAAAGGTGGATCGCCGAACTTGAAGAACAAAATGTCTTTGACAACGTCCAACATATAAAAGTGCATCTTTATGGCTCACTATGCCTAACAGGAAAGGGACATGCCACCGACATTGCCGTGGTCATGGGACTATTGGGAACCGACCCAGAAACTGTGGATATTGACAGTATTGCAGGAAGTATTGACAGAATAAAAGCAGAAAACCAATTAAGTTTTGGCGGAAAAAGAACAATTCCCTTTAGCTTTCAGAACGATATTCTCTTTAAAAAAGAGTTTTTGCCATTCCATGCCAACGGAATGTTGTTCGAAGCAACATTGAACACCGGAGATGTAATTTCCGAAACCTATTATTCCATTGGTGGCGGTTTTGTGGTAAAGGAAGAGCGAACCCATGCCAAGGAAAACAAAGAGACCTTTAAAGCATTCCCCCACCCAGTAAAAACCGGCAACGAACTTCTTGAACACTGTAGTTTACAAAACAAATCCATTTCAATGATCGTGATGGAAAACGAACTTTCATTGCGAACGGAACCCGAAATTGACGAAGGTATTGCGCGAATCTGGAATACCATGCTGGAATGTATGTATGTAGGTTGCCATACCGAAGGAAAGCTTCCGGGCGGATTGAACGTTAAGCGGCGTGCTTTCGAGATTCATCAAAAGTTAAAGGGCGATGTACCCTACTCCAACCCGCAGGAGTGGTTGGAGAGCATACGGGATACCGAAGTGAAATTCCGACAGATCATAAAATGGGTAAGCTGCTTTGCTCTGAGCGTAAACGAAGTGAATGCTTCGCTCGGACGAGTGGTCACTGCCCCAACCAATGGCAGTGCAGGTGTTATTCCTGCCGTTTTAATGTACTACATGGTTATCGAGAACCACGACGCCGACTTTGACGATGTTAAGCAATTTTTGTTGGTTGCGAGCGAAGTGGGCAGTATTTTTAAAAAAGGTGCCACAATTTCCGCGGCTATGGGCGGTTGCCAAGCCGAGATCGGAGTTTCTTCCGCTATGGCCGCAGCTGGTTTAACCGAATTGATGGGCGGTTCCCCGGAACAAGTATTGATCGCTGCCGAAATCGCCATGGAGCATCATTTAGGGCTTACCTGTGACCCCATTGGCGGCTTGGTCCAAGTTCCTTGTATAGAACGCAATGCAATGGGGGCCATTAAAGCCATAAATGCGGCGGAGTTGGCTTTGGACACCGACCCAAAAGATTGTAAAGTACCTTTGGACAAAGTAGTGAATACCATGTGGGAAACCGCAAAAGATATGAGTTCCAAGTACAAGGAAACCTCGGAAGGTGGTCTCGCTGTGGGTGTGTTTTTGAGCGACTGCTAG
- a CDS encoding nuclear transport factor 2 family protein — MRKLFSTVIFFAVVLFGNAQGPNPSSEETKAEVKQVIETFFDGFHKQDSTIIKSTVANNVVLQTTGRNPDGKTLFRTEEFSNFLKSIVGIPDTMKFEEKLTSFSIQVDRTMANAWVGYEFWLNGEFSHCGINSFQLINFDGEWKIIYLIDTRGKEGCMD, encoded by the coding sequence ATGAGAAAACTGTTTAGTACCGTGATTTTTTTTGCGGTAGTGTTATTTGGAAACGCCCAAGGTCCAAACCCATCTAGCGAAGAAACCAAAGCCGAGGTAAAACAGGTTATCGAAACTTTTTTTGATGGATTCCACAAACAGGATTCTACGATTATAAAAAGTACCGTGGCGAATAATGTTGTTTTGCAGACCACGGGTAGGAATCCTGATGGGAAGACTCTGTTCAGAACGGAGGAATTTTCAAATTTTCTAAAATCGATAGTGGGTATTCCGGACACGATGAAGTTTGAGGAGAAACTTACTTCTTTCTCCATTCAGGTGGACAGGACCATGGCCAACGCCTGGGTGGGCTATGAGTTTTGGTTGAACGGGGAGTTTAGTCATTGCGGAATTAATTCTTTCCAATTGATCAATTTTGATGGCGAATGGAAGATTATTTACCTTATTGATACCAGGGGCAAGGAAGGCTGTATGGACTAG
- the panB gene encoding 3-methyl-2-oxobutanoate hydroxymethyltransferase: protein MSTAKKEYKRVTVKSLVEMKKHGEKISMLTSYDYSMAKIVDGANVDAILVGDSASNVMAGHETTLPITLDQMIYHATSVVRAAKRALVVVDIPFGSYQGDSKEALRSAIRIMKESGAHAVKVEGGEEIKISISRILEAGIPVMGHLGLTPQSIYKFGTYTVRAKEEEEAEKLKSDAKLLEELGCFAIVLEKIPAKLAKEVAESVSIPIIGIGAGGDVDGQVLVVHDMLGMTHEFNPRFLRRYLNLYDEMSNAISQYVDDVKSQDFPNEEESY, encoded by the coding sequence ATGTCTACAGCTAAAAAAGAATACAAGAGGGTAACGGTAAAATCGTTGGTGGAAATGAAAAAGCATGGAGAAAAAATAAGCATGCTTACCTCCTACGACTATTCAATGGCAAAGATTGTGGATGGTGCCAATGTGGATGCTATTTTGGTAGGCGATTCCGCCAGTAATGTTATGGCGGGACACGAGACTACCTTGCCCATAACCTTGGATCAAATGATCTATCATGCCACCTCTGTTGTAAGAGCGGCAAAAAGGGCATTGGTCGTGGTGGACATCCCTTTTGGCAGTTACCAAGGTGACTCCAAAGAGGCATTACGTTCCGCTATCCGAATTATGAAGGAAAGTGGGGCCCACGCCGTAAAGGTGGAAGGTGGTGAAGAAATAAAGATATCCATTAGCCGAATTCTTGAGGCGGGCATCCCTGTAATGGGGCACTTGGGACTTACCCCACAATCCATCTATAAATTTGGAACCTACACGGTACGCGCCAAAGAAGAAGAAGAGGCCGAAAAATTAAAGTCCGATGCCAAATTATTGGAAGAACTGGGCTGTTTTGCCATTGTTTTGGAAAAAATACCTGCAAAATTGGCCAAAGAGGTGGCAGAAAGCGTCTCCATTCCCATAATCGGAATAGGTGCAGGGGGCGATGTAGATGGGCAGGTTCTGGTAGTGCACGATATGCTGGGAATGACGCATGAATTCAACCCAAGATTTTTACGAAGGTATTTAAACCTCTACGATGAAATGAGCAATGCCATTTCCCAATATGTGGATGATGTTAAAAGTCAGGATTTCCCGAATGAAGAAGAATCGTATTAA
- a CDS encoding RluA family pseudouridine synthase yields MSVSNKEYSVPSNLQVLFEDNHLIVVNKRVGDIVQGDKTGDDPLSEVVKKYIKAKYNKPGNVYLGVVHRLDRPTSGIVLFAKTSKALPRLNKMFAEGDTKKIYWAVVKDAPPKEKDTLTHWLVRNPKQNKSYAHNKEVPNSKKAILEYKVIKKLNSYYLLEIDLKTGRHHQIRAQLAAIGYTIKGDLKYGADRSNKDGGIHLHARSLAMLHPVKKEPIAFLAPPPIDPVWSACLNE; encoded by the coding sequence TTGTCAGTTAGCAATAAAGAGTATTCCGTCCCCTCCAACCTTCAAGTGCTTTTTGAAGACAATCATCTCATCGTTGTAAATAAACGTGTCGGGGATATCGTCCAGGGCGACAAAACCGGGGACGACCCTTTGAGCGAAGTCGTAAAAAAGTACATAAAAGCAAAATATAACAAACCTGGCAATGTGTATTTGGGTGTTGTGCACCGATTGGACAGGCCTACTTCTGGAATAGTTCTCTTTGCAAAAACATCGAAGGCTTTGCCCCGTTTAAATAAGATGTTTGCAGAGGGTGATACCAAAAAAATATATTGGGCGGTCGTTAAGGATGCACCTCCAAAAGAAAAAGACACGCTGACCCATTGGTTGGTCAGGAATCCAAAACAGAACAAATCCTATGCCCATAACAAGGAGGTGCCCAATAGCAAAAAAGCAATTTTAGAATATAAGGTTATTAAAAAATTGAATAGTTATTATTTATTGGAAATTGACCTTAAAACTGGCCGACACCACCAAATAAGGGCGCAATTGGCAGCTATCGGCTACACTATTAAGGGCGATTTAAAATATGGCGCTGACCGCAGCAACAAAGATGGTGGAATCCATTTACATGCCAGAAGTTTGGCCATGTTGCACCCGGTAAAAAAAGAACCGATTGCATTTTTGGCCCCACCACCGATCGATCCTGTTTGGAGCGCTTGCCTTAACGAGTAA
- a CDS encoding 2-isopropylmalate synthase, whose translation MGKDKVEIFDTTLRDGEQVPGCKLDTEQKLIIAERLDELGVDVIEAGFPISSPGDFTSVNEIAKLVKNATVCGLTRAVKKDIEVAAEAIKDAKRPRIHTGIGTSESHIKYKFNSTQDKIIERAVEAVSYARSFVEDVEFYAEDAGRTDNEFLARVCEAVIKAGATVLNIPDTTGYCLPEEYGAKMKYLKENVTGIDKAILSCHCHNDLGLATANSIAGVINGARQIECTINGIGERAGNTSLEEVVMIMRQHPYLNLDTDINSKLLWDTSTMVSQKMGMPVQPNKAIVGSNAFAHSSGIHQDGVIKQRETYEIIDPKDVGVSESSIVLTARSGRAALAYRAKNIGYELTKLQLDTVYQNFLQYADRKKEIMDEDIHEIVETSNIGMKSLA comes from the coding sequence ATGGGTAAAGATAAGGTAGAAATTTTTGATACAACGCTACGGGATGGAGAACAGGTACCAGGCTGTAAACTGGATACCGAACAAAAATTAATCATTGCCGAAAGACTGGATGAGCTTGGTGTTGATGTAATCGAAGCAGGGTTCCCCATATCTAGCCCAGGTGATTTTACATCTGTCAACGAAATTGCCAAATTGGTCAAAAATGCAACGGTCTGTGGATTGACCCGCGCGGTAAAAAAAGATATTGAAGTTGCCGCCGAAGCCATAAAAGATGCCAAAAGACCTAGAATTCATACTGGAATCGGAACTTCCGAATCCCATATTAAATATAAATTCAATTCCACACAAGATAAAATTATTGAACGTGCCGTTGAGGCCGTTTCCTATGCGAGGTCTTTTGTGGAGGACGTTGAGTTTTATGCAGAAGATGCAGGTAGAACCGACAATGAGTTTTTGGCCCGAGTCTGCGAAGCGGTGATCAAAGCAGGGGCCACAGTGCTCAATATTCCAGACACCACGGGTTATTGCCTGCCCGAAGAGTACGGTGCAAAAATGAAGTACTTGAAGGAGAACGTAACCGGAATCGACAAAGCTATTCTATCTTGTCACTGCCACAACGACCTGGGATTGGCCACGGCCAACTCCATTGCGGGAGTTATCAATGGTGCCAGGCAAATCGAGTGTACCATAAACGGTATTGGGGAAAGAGCCGGGAACACTTCTTTGGAGGAAGTGGTAATGATCATGAGGCAACATCCTTACTTAAATTTGGACACGGACATCAATAGCAAATTGCTTTGGGACACCAGTACCATGGTTTCACAAAAAATGGGTATGCCGGTTCAACCGAACAAAGCCATTGTGGGGTCCAATGCATTTGCGCATAGTTCTGGAATCCACCAAGACGGGGTGATCAAACAAAGAGAGACCTACGAGATCATAGATCCAAAAGATGTAGGAGTGAGCGAATCATCCATTGTGCTTACGGCACGTAGCGGGCGTGCTGCCCTCGCCTATCGAGCAAAAAATATTGGTTACGAACTCACCAAGCTTCAATTGGATACGGTATATCAGAACTTTTTACAGTATGCCGATAGAAAAAAGGAAATTATGGACGAGGACATTCACGAAATTGTGGAAACCAGCAATATTGGAATGAAGAGTTTAGCATAA